A section of the Anabaena cylindrica PCC 7122 genome encodes:
- a CDS encoding beta strand repeat-containing protein, whose translation MRVKPFLLMLTTGLLTPGIMLTAIFLWSRGAIAQVTHDGTTNTTINTVGNDFTILNGMEKGHNLFHSFSNFSILTGGSAKFDLNNTPNITTIFSRVTGGNISHIDGLIQTINSNNPVSLFLMNPAGIMFGENAKLDISGSFVGTTANSIKFADGVDFSATNATTPLLTMSAPIGLQMGNNPSPIQVQGTGHSLDITSSLSPFIRNPSLTKLQVQPGKTLALVGGNLNLNGATLTSETGQIELGSLGGTGLVSLVANTQGYKLEYGKEQIFGDIQLAQKSLLNVSGVNAGSVQLQGRKIKFTDGSLVFTTNLGNLPSGNIHLQASEAIDMIGTTSDAKIRSGIRNEALSSGTGANIQIITPRFSLQQGSGLNNTAFGVADSGKIEIEASAIEISGFSPLNPAGVTSMVTSARGTGTAGDISINSNSLLVSDGAALSSVTFGSGSSGEVKINTDDTIVRGDNPAGLYSNISSITNGTGSAKTLILDTKRLQLLDGGVIAGTSFFMGNGGDIQVNATESIQISGRSQVNQSSINSSTLKLEPLLRELFGLPDILSANAGNVRITTPNLILTDGGTVSVTNQGSGNGGSLNITADRIQLKNQGLIQAQTASGNGGDISLQVGNLLLMRDRSNITVTAGGAGDGGNIQIATPILAGLQDSDIIANAVRGRGGNIQIAAQGIIGLQDRPQITAENDITASSQFGVSGTVDINNFGIDPNSGLVELPENVTDPSQQIATGCADISGSSFVATGRGGIPQNPTQEVRTDIYDWLRLGTWSDIRDISAFKTTQAVQVQIPKSPEIFVQATSWRRNTQGKIELVTGYSPTSTQPSLTCAAIPKS comes from the coding sequence ATGAGAGTCAAACCCTTTCTATTGATGTTAACAACTGGGTTATTAACTCCAGGGATCATGCTAACAGCAATATTTCTATGGAGTCGAGGTGCTATAGCTCAAGTCACACATGATGGTACTACTAACACCACTATCAACACAGTTGGTAATGATTTTACTATTCTTAATGGCATGGAAAAAGGTCATAACTTGTTCCATAGTTTTAGTAATTTTTCTATACTTACAGGTGGTTCAGCAAAATTTGATTTAAACAATACACCAAATATTACAACTATATTTAGTCGGGTGACAGGTGGAAATATTTCTCATATTGATGGCTTGATTCAAACGATCAATAGTAATAATCCAGTCAGCTTATTTTTAATGAATCCAGCGGGAATTATGTTTGGTGAAAATGCCAAATTGGATATCAGCGGGTCATTTGTAGGGACAACGGCAAATAGTATTAAATTTGCCGATGGTGTAGATTTTAGTGCCACTAATGCAACAACACCCTTATTAACAATGAGTGCGCCGATTGGGTTACAAATGGGCAATAATCCCTCACCGATACAAGTTCAAGGTACAGGACATTCCTTAGATATTACTAGTAGTCTATCTCCTTTTATTCGCAATCCTAGCCTCACAAAATTGCAAGTACAGCCGGGAAAAACCCTAGCATTGGTGGGTGGTAATTTGAATCTCAATGGGGCTACCCTCACTAGTGAAACAGGACAAATAGAATTAGGTAGTTTGGGAGGTACAGGATTAGTTAGTTTAGTGGCAAATACTCAGGGTTATAAATTGGAGTATGGGAAAGAACAAATCTTTGGTGATATTCAACTGGCACAGAAATCACTACTAAATGTCAGTGGAGTAAATGCGGGTTCAGTTCAACTTCAAGGACGCAAGATTAAATTCACTGATGGATCATTAGTATTTACAACGAATCTTGGCAATCTCCCTAGCGGGAATATCCACTTGCAAGCATCTGAAGCGATCGATATGATTGGCACAACATCAGATGCCAAAATTCGCAGTGGGATTCGTAATGAAGCTCTCAGTAGCGGAACTGGTGCGAATATCCAAATCATCACCCCTCGGTTTTCACTCCAGCAGGGTTCAGGGTTAAATAACACAGCGTTTGGAGTCGCTGACAGTGGCAAAATTGAGATAGAAGCATCAGCAATAGAGATATCTGGCTTCTCACCCCTCAATCCAGCTGGTGTAACCAGTATGGTTACTAGCGCACGCGGTACTGGAACTGCTGGTGATATTTCCATTAATTCTAATAGCTTACTAGTGTCTGATGGTGCAGCACTATCTTCAGTTACTTTTGGTAGTGGTTCTAGCGGCGAAGTGAAAATTAATACTGATGATACTATAGTGAGGGGAGACAACCCCGCCGGACTTTACAGTAATATTAGCTCAATTACCAATGGTACTGGTAGTGCCAAAACCTTGATACTAGATACTAAGAGGCTACAACTGTTAGATGGAGGAGTGATTGCCGGGACTTCGTTTTTTATGGGTAATGGGGGAGATATTCAGGTAAATGCTACAGAATCTATTCAAATTAGTGGTCGTAGTCAAGTAAATCAGAGTAGCATTAACTCATCAACCCTCAAGCTAGAACCTCTACTCAGGGAATTATTTGGTTTGCCAGATATACTGAGTGCAAATGCTGGTAATGTCAGGATTACTACACCCAATTTGATACTGACAGATGGGGGGACAGTGAGCGTCACCAATCAAGGCTCTGGAAATGGTGGCAGTCTCAACATCACAGCCGATCGCATCCAATTAAAAAATCAAGGCTTAATTCAGGCTCAGACAGCATCTGGTAATGGTGGTGATATTAGCTTGCAAGTGGGGAATCTTTTGCTGATGCGCGATCGCAGCAATATTACTGTAACCGCTGGTGGTGCGGGAGATGGGGGTAATATTCAAATCGCCACACCGATCCTTGCAGGGTTGCAAGACAGCGACATTATTGCCAATGCAGTCCGAGGACGTGGGGGTAATATTCAAATTGCCGCGCAGGGAATTATCGGCTTACAAGATCGTCCTCAAATTACTGCTGAAAATGATATTACTGCCAGTTCTCAATTTGGTGTCAGCGGTACGGTTGATATTAATAATTTTGGCATTGACCCCAATTCTGGGTTAGTGGAATTACCTGAAAATGTGACAGACCCTTCCCAACAAATAGCTACAGGATGTGCAGACATCAGTGGTAGTAGTTTTGTCGCTACAGGAAGAGGAGGAATACCCCAAAATCCCACTCAGGAAGTGAGGACAGATATTTACGACTGGCTACGCCTAGGTACTTGGTCGGATATCCGCGACATCTCTGCATTTAAAACGACACAAGCAGTACAAGTTCAAATACCTAAATCTCCAGAAATCTTTGTCCAAGCTACATCTTGGCGACGTAATACCCAAGGCAAAATTGAACTGGTTACAGGCTATTCTCCTACATCTACGCAACCATCATTAACCTGTGCTGCTATTCCTAAAAGTTAA
- a CDS encoding beta strand repeat-containing protein: MKLTFVGFGFIGAILICTIYNNDVQAQVIPDGTLNTSVSGSSNYTITNGSRDGNNLFHSFSQFSVPSNGSASFDNAADIQNIFSRVTGGNVSNIDGLISAQGSANLFLINPTGIIFGKNASLNIGGSFIATTANSIKFADGTEFRTNNLDTSPLLTMSVPIGLQMGQNSGTITIKNIGHRLIEGNNVPLEIGNTPSGLQVPVGKTLALLGGEIILDGGILNASTGRIELGSAVDGTINLSTASPEWNFDYENIQKYGDMRFSSQALVNTSGLPGGSIHLQGRNISINQGSAILSINQGNQLAGKIQVDATDSLTMQAVGNYGFAQSLVATNAIAGTGGNVIITASQLLLEDGAKINAHTFAEGIAGNIFVQADTIQLIGFSPLKPSTTRSGIMSETYGRGRAGDIQVTTRQIKMQDGGSITGASFGTGSTGNVSVNAADFIELQGETPISFSSSLIGTVSFNRGNGGEVTVNTSQLSIRKGAGVSASTLGQGNAGTLRVNVSQKISVSGVSEASGKVAGVSASATVLPLSFQKAFGLSALPTGNSGNLIVNTPHLEITDGGEVRVNHQGVGNAGSLYINAENINLNRSGKILANTNSGQGGGINLQADTLILRRGSNITGTAGNMGNGGNISINSPIILGLEDSDIVANAFQGQGGNIQINTQSIFGLKYRDRLTPENDITASSQFGVSGTVQVNTVGVDPNAGLVELPANATDPSQQIASGCSNNTGSSFVTTGRGGIPQNPNQEVRSNVYDGLRLRTWSDIRDISAYRKTGEIAAQTSPSPEKLLQATSWHRNSRGKVELVAATYPTQAQQLLTCAVIYKTLHYAPN; this comes from the coding sequence ATGAAATTAACTTTTGTTGGGTTTGGCTTCATAGGTGCAATTCTCATCTGTACTATTTACAACAATGATGTTCAGGCACAAGTGATTCCTGATGGTACTCTCAACACCTCTGTTAGTGGTAGTAGTAATTACACCATCACCAATGGCTCTCGTGACGGTAATAATTTATTTCATAGCTTCAGCCAATTCTCTGTTCCTAGCAACGGCTCGGCATCATTCGATAATGCCGCAGATATCCAAAATATTTTTAGTCGTGTGACTGGCGGTAATGTTTCCAATATTGATGGTTTAATCAGCGCCCAAGGTAGTGCCAACTTATTTTTAATCAACCCCACCGGAATTATTTTTGGCAAAAATGCCAGCTTAAATATTGGTGGTTCTTTTATCGCCACAACTGCAAATAGCATTAAATTTGCTGATGGAACGGAATTTAGGACAAATAACCTCGATACGTCGCCATTGTTAACGATGAGTGTGCCAATTGGCTTACAAATGGGACAAAATTCAGGGACAATTACAATCAAAAATATTGGACACCGTTTGATTGAAGGAAATAACGTCCCGCTTGAAATCGGAAATACTCCCAGTGGCTTGCAAGTTCCTGTAGGTAAAACACTAGCACTATTGGGGGGAGAGATTATTTTAGATGGTGGGATTTTAAACGCTTCTACTGGTCGTATAGAACTTGGTAGTGCCGTAGATGGAACAATTAACTTGAGTACCGCATCTCCTGAGTGGAATTTTGATTACGAAAATATACAAAAGTATGGCGATATGAGATTTTCGAGTCAAGCCTTGGTGAACACCAGTGGTTTGCCTGGAGGTTCAATTCACCTCCAAGGTCGAAATATTAGTATTAATCAAGGTTCTGCAATTTTGTCCATTAACCAAGGAAATCAATTAGCAGGGAAAATTCAGGTTGATGCCACTGATTCTTTGACAATGCAAGCAGTTGGGAACTATGGATTTGCCCAAAGTCTAGTGGCGACAAATGCGATCGCTGGCACTGGTGGTAACGTTATCATTACTGCATCTCAATTACTACTTGAAGATGGCGCAAAAATTAATGCTCATACTTTTGCAGAGGGAATAGCAGGAAATATCTTCGTCCAGGCAGATACAATCCAACTCATTGGATTTTCCCCCTTAAAACCCAGTACCACTCGCAGTGGTATCATGTCAGAAACCTATGGCAGAGGACGAGCCGGTGATATTCAAGTCACAACACGGCAAATAAAAATGCAAGATGGCGGTTCGATTACAGGGGCGAGTTTTGGTACTGGCTCAACTGGAAACGTTAGTGTCAATGCTGCTGATTTCATTGAATTGCAAGGAGAAACACCCATTAGCTTCAGTTCTAGCTTAATCGGAACTGTCAGCTTTAACAGAGGTAATGGGGGAGAGGTGACAGTTAATACATCGCAATTGAGCATACGCAAAGGTGCAGGTGTTTCAGCCTCCACCTTGGGTCAAGGTAATGCCGGAACTTTACGAGTCAATGTTTCCCAAAAGATTAGTGTTAGTGGAGTCAGTGAGGCATCAGGTAAAGTTGCTGGTGTCAGTGCCAGTGCCACAGTTCTACCTTTGTCTTTTCAGAAAGCTTTTGGACTGTCTGCCCTGCCTACAGGGAATTCAGGAAACCTGATTGTTAATACACCACACTTAGAAATTACAGATGGTGGAGAGGTGCGAGTCAATCATCAAGGAGTGGGTAATGCTGGAAGCCTCTACATCAATGCTGAAAACATCAACCTCAATCGTTCTGGAAAAATTTTGGCTAATACAAATTCAGGACAAGGAGGCGGAATTAATCTCCAAGCAGATACCTTAATTTTGCGTCGCGGTAGTAATATTACTGGCACAGCAGGCAATATGGGCAATGGTGGCAACATCAGCATCAACTCTCCGATTATTCTGGGATTAGAAGACAGTGATATCGTTGCTAACGCATTTCAAGGTCAAGGCGGTAATATTCAGATTAACACTCAAAGTATATTTGGACTAAAGTACCGCGATCGCCTGACACCAGAAAACGACATTACTGCCAGTTCCCAATTTGGAGTCAGTGGTACGGTGCAAGTTAATACAGTTGGTGTTGACCCCAATGCTGGCTTAGTAGAACTACCAGCAAATGCAACTGATCCATCACAACAAATAGCTAGTGGTTGTTCTAATAATACTGGTAGTAGCTTTGTTACCACAGGACGGGGTGGGATACCACAAAATCCAAATCAAGAAGTGAGGAGCAATGTCTACGACGGGCTACGCCTACGCACCTGGTCTGATATCCGCGATATCTCTGCATACCGCAAAACTGGCGAAATCGCAGCCCAAACATCGCCATCTCCAGAAAAACTCCTTCAAGCTACTTCCTGGCATCGCAACAGCCGGGGTAAAGTTGAATTAGTTGCAGCTACATATCCCACCCAGGCGCAACAACTATTAACTTGTGCTGTTATTTATAAAACTTTACATTATGCCCCAAATTGA
- a CDS encoding PAS domain S-box protein → MNFHPFQQWIIKTVGTAPLRRMLIVPFVLQIVGVVALVSYFSYENGSLAVNRLVVNLQSEIDNRIHLNLSNYLNTPIKINQLNVDAYESGQLNLWNFQNTGKYFAKQLQTFGASYIQFATARGEYIGAGDYGLGHTQIEEIPLGAELGKSYKYDTNQTGDRTRLVSMPTYDPRVEAWYSKVVKAGKPVWSEIYNWDANPEIISIAASYPLYDRQGKFIGALSTDLSLTYISNFLKQIQLGSSGKAFILERSGLLVASSAKEPPFRMVNGQAQRLQILNSQDLVIREVATNIQKKSSSFTKIVKNQQIQVRIKDKRYFVLVSPWQDNFGLDWLIVIVLPELDFMAEIQTATEKTIFLCGVAFLLSIAMGLLTTQLIARPLLRLNLAARQIAQGDFQELAPIFTPIVEVQQLSSSFSQMAQQLQQSFTKLADSKAELDQFLESLPIGVSIHQRNGSVIYLNRSAKSLLGVEKIPEQDPDDWAAAYQFYVVGTNQLYPQDRLPVVLALQGEYVQIEDIEIQYNGKIIPVAVWATPIFDHNGRITHVITAFQDITDRKQAERILTNYNAELEGQIACQTAELRRQEAQFRAIVELQTELIVRSCVDGKLTFVNDAFCRYFGVNAEDILGHSYRGFIFPEDRAQVFQTLATISQENPVISIENRVVAKGDVRWTQWNQRMIFDEENRFVEIQAVGRDITDKKRAETALAARERYLSTLVNVQNYLLVNESDTNYYTQILQWLGETASASRIYLFENHDDAAGNRVISQRSEWCLAGIASELNNSALQNIPYTEFLPRWLEILSSGKIINGVVADFPDHEREILEPQGILAILILPFLVNGQFWGFIGFDNCALARIWEPAEVNLLSAAASAISAHLERQQARREIVDAKEAAETANSAKSQFLTSMSHELRTPLNAIIGFSQLLETDATLQAEQKDFINTINQSGEHLLSLIDDVLEMSKIEAGKVFLNEKSFHLPQLLTGLMDMLRQQTASKGLFFELELANNLPDWIITDDAKLRQVLINLLGNAIKFTDYGGIVLRVGMMESLCAGYHLLFEVADTGQGITANELDQIFEVFGQSEAGKRSQTGTGLGLPISRKFVELMGGELTMQSTPGVGSKFRFDIQAQMVDPPAKKDENTQPTGLSSTKILVVDDNAVNRKFALLMLKRLGYEAQTADSGEAAIQVLQHHTFDVILMDVQMPGMDGLETTQRIRTLYSDRQQPIFIALTADVSSETRDKCFACGMNNFLSKPVKIELLQQVLLSI, encoded by the coding sequence ATGAATTTCCACCCCTTTCAACAGTGGATTATCAAGACAGTAGGTACAGCACCATTAAGACGGATGTTGATAGTTCCGTTTGTCTTACAAATTGTGGGCGTTGTTGCCTTAGTTAGCTATTTTTCCTATGAAAATGGATCTCTGGCAGTTAACAGACTGGTTGTAAATTTACAGTCAGAAATTGATAATCGAATTCATCTTAATCTCAGTAATTATCTCAATACACCTATCAAAATTAATCAGTTAAATGTAGATGCATACGAATCTGGGCAACTGAATTTGTGGAATTTTCAGAACACAGGTAAGTATTTCGCCAAACAATTGCAAACCTTTGGTGCTAGTTATATTCAATTTGCCACAGCTAGAGGCGAATATATTGGTGCAGGTGATTATGGATTAGGTCACACCCAAATAGAAGAAATTCCTCTAGGGGCAGAACTGGGGAAATCCTATAAATATGATACAAATCAGACAGGCGATCGCACTCGATTAGTTTCTATGCCAACTTATGACCCCAGAGTAGAAGCTTGGTACTCCAAAGTAGTTAAAGCAGGTAAACCAGTATGGAGTGAGATATACAACTGGGACGCGAATCCAGAAATTATATCGATCGCAGCCAGCTATCCACTATATGATCGTCAAGGTAAATTTATAGGCGCTCTCAGTACAGATCTCAGTCTGACTTATATCAGCAATTTCTTGAAACAAATACAACTGGGTTCTTCTGGTAAAGCATTTATTTTAGAACGGTCAGGATTGCTGGTTGCCAGTTCTGCCAAAGAACCACCATTTCGGATGGTGAATGGTCAAGCACAACGGTTGCAAATCCTCAATAGTCAAGATTTAGTAATTAGGGAAGTTGCCACAAACATCCAAAAAAAATCGAGCAGTTTTACAAAAATTGTCAAAAATCAGCAAATCCAAGTCAGAATCAAAGATAAAAGATATTTTGTCCTCGTTTCTCCCTGGCAAGACAATTTTGGTTTGGACTGGTTGATTGTGATAGTCTTACCAGAATTAGACTTTATGGCAGAAATTCAGACCGCGACGGAGAAAACCATTTTCTTGTGCGGTGTAGCTTTTTTGCTCTCAATAGCGATGGGATTATTAACTACCCAGTTAATTGCGCGGCCATTGCTGAGATTAAACTTAGCGGCCAGACAGATTGCCCAAGGAGACTTTCAGGAACTAGCCCCAATTTTTACCCCCATAGTTGAAGTTCAGCAACTGTCTTCTTCCTTTAGCCAAATGGCACAGCAATTACAACAATCATTCACCAAACTGGCAGACAGCAAGGCAGAACTTGATCAATTTTTGGAAAGTTTGCCCATAGGGGTATCTATTCATCAAAGAAATGGTTCTGTAATTTACCTGAATCGGAGTGCTAAATCTCTGCTGGGTGTGGAAAAGATTCCTGAACAAGATCCAGATGATTGGGCTGCTGCTTATCAATTTTATGTAGTTGGAACTAACCAACTTTATCCCCAGGATAGATTACCAGTAGTACTAGCCTTACAAGGGGAGTATGTGCAGATTGAAGACATTGAAATTCAATACAACGGCAAAATAATACCAGTAGCAGTATGGGCAACGCCAATTTTTGACCACAATGGCAGGATTACCCATGTCATTACTGCATTTCAGGATATTACGGATCGCAAACAAGCCGAACGCATTCTGACTAACTATAATGCCGAACTAGAAGGACAAATCGCCTGCCAAACTGCCGAATTACGTCGTCAAGAAGCCCAATTTCGTGCCATTGTTGAGTTGCAAACAGAATTAATTGTCCGTAGTTGTGTCGATGGCAAGCTGACTTTTGTGAATGATGCCTTTTGTCGTTACTTTGGGGTGAATGCTGAGGATATTTTGGGACATAGTTACAGAGGTTTTATTTTTCCAGAGGATCGCGCTCAAGTATTTCAAACTCTGGCTACTATATCCCAGGAAAATCCCGTGATCAGCATAGAAAATCGCGTAGTTGCCAAGGGAGATGTGCGTTGGACGCAATGGAATCAACGGATGATTTTCGATGAAGAAAACCGCTTTGTGGAAATACAAGCAGTGGGTCGAGATATCACGGACAAAAAACGTGCGGAAACTGCTCTGGCAGCAAGGGAACGTTATCTTTCAACTTTGGTTAATGTCCAAAATTACCTTTTAGTTAATGAATCTGATACCAATTACTACACACAAATTCTGCAATGGTTGGGAGAAACAGCATCTGCATCCCGTATATATCTGTTTGAAAATCATGATGATGCTGCTGGTAATCGGGTAATAAGTCAGAGATCCGAATGGTGTTTGGCAGGGATTGCTTCGGAACTTAATAATTCTGCACTCCAAAATATTCCCTATACAGAGTTTTTACCACGATGGTTAGAAATCCTTTCTAGTGGCAAGATTATTAACGGTGTCGTTGCCGATTTTCCAGATCATGAAAGGGAAATATTAGAACCTCAGGGAATTCTGGCTATCTTAATTTTACCTTTCTTGGTGAATGGTCAGTTTTGGGGTTTTATTGGCTTTGATAATTGTGCATTGGCTCGGATTTGGGAACCAGCTGAGGTAAACTTGCTCAGTGCGGCTGCATCTGCGATTTCGGCACATTTAGAACGGCAGCAAGCTAGACGTGAAATTGTAGATGCCAAAGAGGCTGCTGAAACTGCCAACAGTGCCAAAAGCCAGTTTCTAACCAGTATGAGTCATGAGTTACGGACTCCGCTAAATGCCATTATTGGATTTAGCCAGTTGCTAGAAACCGATGCTACCCTGCAAGCAGAACAGAAAGATTTTATTAATACGATCAATCAAAGTGGTGAACATCTGTTGTCATTGATTGATGATGTGTTAGAAATGTCCAAAATTGAAGCGGGTAAAGTATTTTTGAATGAAAAATCTTTTCACCTGCCACAATTGCTGACGGGTCTAATGGATATGCTACGTCAGCAAACAGCTTCTAAGGGATTGTTTTTTGAGTTGGAACTTGCGAACAATTTGCCAGATTGGATCATTACTGATGATGCTAAATTGCGTCAGGTGCTGATTAATTTATTGGGAAATGCCATCAAGTTTACTGATTATGGTGGTATTGTTCTGCGGGTAGGGATGATGGAATCTCTATGTGCAGGCTATCACCTGTTATTTGAAGTGGCAGATACGGGACAGGGGATTACTGCAAATGAACTAGACCAAATTTTTGAGGTTTTTGGACAATCTGAAGCAGGTAAGCGATCGCAAACAGGAACTGGTTTAGGTTTGCCTATCAGTCGCAAGTTTGTAGAACTCATGGGTGGAGAACTGACAATGCAGAGTACCCCTGGTGTAGGTAGTAAATTTCGGTTTGATATTCAAGCACAGATGGTTGATCCACCAGCTAAAAAAGATGAAAATACTCAACCAACTGGCTTGAGTTCTACAAAAATCTTAGTGGTTGATGATAATGCTGTAAATCGCAAATTTGCTTTACTGATGTTGAAACGTTTGGGATACGAAGCTCAAACGGCAGATAGTGGAGAAGCCGCAATTCAAGTATTACAACACCACACTTTTGATGTGATATTGATGGATGTACAAATGCCTGGTATGGATGGACTGGAAACAACCCAAAGGATTCGCACCTTGTATAGCGATCGCCAACAACCAATATTTATTGCTTTAACAGCGGATGTCTCTAGCGAAACTCGCGATAAATGTTTTGCCTGCGGGATGAATAATTTTCTTTCCAAGCCAGTAAAAATAGAACTGTTGCAACAAGTCTTACTGTCAATTTGA
- a CDS encoding GNAT family N-acetyltransferase, which produces MKKPTITIKKATINDHQGVIKYAIKLVHQHHNFNPLRFVEFENHEQQIFDFFAEQIVNPKAVVLVVEVENEIVGYSFTRLEESSLVDIAPAAAWLHDIYIDELARGLGAGKLLLNASIDAAKQLGSQILILQVAAQNEFAKKLFEANGFNVATYEMIMNLDESSKI; this is translated from the coding sequence ATGAAAAAGCCAACTATTACAATCAAAAAAGCAACAATAAATGATCATCAAGGTGTGATAAAGTACGCAATCAAACTAGTACATCAACATCACAATTTTAATCCTTTAAGGTTCGTTGAGTTTGAAAATCACGAACAACAAATTTTTGATTTTTTTGCGGAACAGATTGTCAACCCAAAAGCTGTTGTGTTGGTCGTAGAAGTAGAAAATGAAATTGTTGGTTACTCATTTACACGGTTGGAAGAAAGCAGCTTAGTTGATATTGCACCAGCAGCAGCATGGCTTCATGATATTTACATTGATGAATTAGCGCGGGGACTGGGAGCAGGAAAATTGCTGTTAAATGCTTCAATAGATGCAGCAAAGCAGTTAGGTTCACAAATATTGATCCTCCAAGTTGCAGCACAAAATGAATTTGCCAAGAAGCTATTTGAAGCTAATGGATTTAATGTGGCAACTTACGAGATGATCATGAATCTAGACGAAAGCTCAAAAATATAG
- a CDS encoding Rieske (2Fe-2S) protein has translation MAWTKILAANALAPGAREVVKVGNKNILVLNHENNLYAVENNCPHLKLPLKSGKIKDGAIVCSFHRSAFDLSTGEVKTWCPWPPGVGKLLSMVSEAKTLPVFPVRVEDGNILVDVPE, from the coding sequence ATGGCCTGGACTAAAATTTTGGCGGCTAATGCCTTAGCCCCTGGTGCTAGAGAAGTTGTGAAAGTAGGTAACAAAAATATTCTGGTGTTAAACCACGAAAATAACCTCTATGCTGTGGAAAATAACTGCCCGCACTTAAAATTACCCTTGAAATCTGGGAAAATTAAAGATGGAGCGATTGTTTGCTCTTTCCATCGTAGTGCTTTTGACTTGAGTACTGGTGAAGTGAAAACTTGGTGTCCTTGGCCCCCCGGAGTGGGTAAGTTACTGTCAATGGTTTCCGAAGCCAAAACCCTGCCAGTTTTTCCTGTACGTGTCGAAGATGGCAATATTTTGGTTGATGTTCCAGAGTAA
- a CDS encoding rhomboid family intramembrane serine protease produces MVPLKDNNPVHITPYVTYALIAINILAFLYQASLSPQALNVFLHWAAVVPQELSLSFAGIPVNQPVPEWVTLITAQFLHGGILHLAGNMLFLWVFGNNVEEKLGGIKYLLFYLSCGVLASLTQWYFSQNSSIPSLGASGAIAGVMGAYIIRFPQAEILTVLPLGIFFPTFRVPAYFFLGFWFIQQAFYGIASLETPTNIGMESGGIAYWAHAGGFVFGAILGPLLGLFNDKSYKG; encoded by the coding sequence GTGGTTCCCCTTAAAGACAACAACCCTGTACATATTACGCCTTATGTAACTTACGCGCTAATTGCTATCAATATCCTGGCTTTTCTCTATCAAGCCAGTCTCTCTCCTCAAGCATTAAATGTGTTTTTACATTGGGCTGCTGTAGTTCCCCAAGAACTCAGTTTAAGCTTTGCAGGTATTCCGGTAAATCAACCTGTACCAGAATGGGTAACTTTAATTACTGCTCAATTTCTCCACGGTGGTATTTTGCACCTAGCTGGTAATATGTTGTTTCTCTGGGTTTTTGGTAACAATGTCGAAGAAAAATTAGGTGGAATTAAATATTTACTCTTCTATTTATCTTGCGGTGTTTTGGCATCATTAACACAATGGTACTTTTCTCAAAATTCTAGCATTCCATCATTGGGTGCAAGTGGAGCTATAGCCGGTGTCATGGGTGCATACATTATCCGTTTTCCCCAAGCTGAAATTCTCACGGTACTTCCTTTGGGTATTTTCTTCCCAACGTTTCGGGTTCCTGCATATTTCTTTTTAGGATTTTGGTTTATCCAACAAGCCTTTTACGGAATTGCGAGTTTAGAAACACCCACTAACATCGGTATGGAAAGCGGAGGAATCGCTTATTGGGCCCATGCAGGTGGTTTTGTCTTTGGGGCAATTCTTGGCCCTTTGTTGGGTTTATTTAATGATAAATCTTACAAAGGATAG